The following coding sequences lie in one Euhalothece natronophila Z-M001 genomic window:
- a CDS encoding NYN domain-containing protein, with product MSFSTTSTSPVLLVDGYNIIGAWPDLKSLRDRDLEAARHQLVEVLINYTASQGYEAKVVFDAHLQATPKLCETPTKHLSVYYTAYGETADTFIEKFCAHNFRRGRIAGQRIIVATSDRAQQLTVSGYGAQWRSAKQLENDLRLARGQTKRHSKNKPRSNRRFSNSSGQSRNRPQGRFLFNSLDAKAQEQLSKLRHGSS from the coding sequence ATGTCTTTTTCTACAACTTCAACGTCTCCCGTTCTTTTAGTGGATGGTTATAACATCATTGGTGCTTGGCCAGATCTCAAATCTCTGCGCGATCGCGATTTAGAAGCTGCCCGTCATCAACTGGTGGAGGTTTTAATCAACTACACAGCCAGTCAGGGTTATGAAGCAAAAGTGGTGTTTGATGCTCATTTACAAGCTACTCCCAAACTCTGTGAAACCCCCACTAAGCATCTGTCTGTTTACTACACCGCTTATGGAGAAACCGCAGATACTTTTATTGAAAAGTTTTGCGCTCATAATTTTCGTCGCGGTAGAATTGCTGGTCAACGTATCATTGTAGCCACCTCAGATCGAGCGCAACAGCTAACGGTTTCTGGATATGGGGCGCAGTGGCGTTCAGCAAAACAGTTAGAAAATGACTTAAGGCTGGCAAGAGGTCAGACTAAACGTCACAGCAAAAATAAACCCCGATCCAACCGAAGATTTAGTAACTCTTCAGGTCAATCGCGCAATCGTCCTCAAGGTCGTTTTTTATTCAATAGTTTAGATGCTAAAGCTCAAGAACAGTTGTCAAAACTGCGTCACGGCTCGTCTTAG
- a CDS encoding rhomboid family intramembrane serine protease gives MDINIILLWLVTISCVSLALRVLLSRRNWGWLVTASLILVVMGSVYSIFPSQAGIIGGILWLLFILIPVIGLRQVNHLVYQERFRKARRIATVLSWLHPGDGWWEQPKFLLALELAKKGETDTAKYRLENYFNHSSYNFELTAKAIQFRMEARWEDCLHWLRTEVPDSIIWENSNLVITYLQALGEVGDINGLIWTIKAHQQQLEYLGDSIPINLARLYVFAFSGDVRTVNKLCQTSLNFYPKNRQKFWLATAYLAQGDEEKGRNLLLSISEKDISLENSINQRLNKPIARAIDSLTAESVVLLERIKKNFKQEINYKGAISITPTKAYTTYFIMAINIIIFMVAIPLGGSANVETLYHLGAAVPEEIASGEPWRVFTANFLHFGYTHLVSNLLGLWILGPYVEFYLGWLRYLLIYLLSGVGAISLFALFAIMVGREEDILVGASAAIMGLMGATFIILLRGWIQEKSSIAQERLRLVILIIALQVMFDFTVPNVSFFGHTAGLILGMLLTSLTLLVTKRKSTI, from the coding sequence ATGGATATTAATATTATCTTGCTTTGGCTAGTCACAATTTCTTGTGTCTCTCTCGCGTTGCGAGTGCTGCTTTCCCGTCGAAATTGGGGGTGGCTAGTGACAGCAAGTTTAATTTTAGTGGTTATGGGAAGTGTTTATTCCATTTTTCCCTCGCAAGCAGGAATTATTGGTGGAATTTTATGGTTATTATTTATTCTTATTCCTGTTATTGGTTTAAGACAAGTTAACCATTTAGTCTATCAAGAACGTTTCCGAAAAGCAAGACGAATTGCAACTGTTTTATCTTGGTTACATCCGGGGGATGGCTGGTGGGAACAACCGAAATTTTTATTAGCCCTAGAATTAGCAAAAAAAGGCGAAACTGATACCGCAAAATATCGTTTAGAAAACTATTTTAATCATTCTAGTTATAACTTTGAACTAACAGCAAAGGCGATTCAATTTCGCATGGAAGCCCGTTGGGAAGACTGTTTACATTGGTTACGAACAGAAGTCCCTGACTCTATAATTTGGGAAAATTCTAATTTAGTCATCACTTATTTGCAAGCTTTAGGGGAAGTGGGCGATATTAATGGCTTAATTTGGACAATTAAAGCGCATCAACAACAATTAGAATATTTAGGAGATTCAATTCCTATTAATTTAGCTCGTTTATATGTCTTTGCGTTTTCAGGGGATGTCAGAACTGTTAATAAATTGTGCCAAACCAGCTTAAACTTTTACCCTAAAAATCGCCAGAAATTTTGGTTAGCCACAGCTTATTTAGCGCAAGGAGATGAAGAAAAAGGACGTAATTTATTATTATCAATTTCAGAAAAAGATATCAGCCTTGAAAATAGTATTAACCAAAGATTAAATAAACCCATTGCAAGAGCGATTGATAGTTTAACTGCAGAATCAGTTGTACTTTTAGAAAGAATCAAAAAGAATTTTAAACAAGAAATAAACTATAAGGGGGCAATTAGTATTACCCCAACTAAAGCTTATACTACTTATTTTATAATGGCAATTAATATCATCATATTTATGGTTGCTATCCCTTTAGGGGGAAGTGCTAATGTGGAAACTCTTTATCATTTGGGGGCCGCTGTTCCAGAAGAGATTGCTTCAGGAGAACCTTGGCGAGTTTTTACAGCTAATTTTCTTCATTTTGGTTATACCCATTTGGTTAGTAATTTATTAGGATTATGGATTCTTGGCCCCTATGTAGAATTTTATTTGGGATGGCTTCGTTATCTCCTAATTTATTTATTAAGTGGTGTGGGTGCAATTTCTCTCTTTGCATTGTTTGCCATTATGGTAGGACGAGAAGAAGATATTTTAGTGGGTGCTTCCGCTGCTATTATGGGGTTAATGGGGGCAACGTTTATTATTTTATTGCGCGGTTGGATACAAGAAAAATCATCAATTGCTCAAGAACGATTGCGCTTAGTTATTCTGATTATTGCCTTACAAGTAATGTTTGATTTTACAGTTCCGAATGTTAGTTTCTTCGGTCATACGGCTGGTTTGATTTTAGGAATGTTATTAACCAGTCTTACGTTATTGGTTACGAAGAGAAAATCCACAATTTAA
- a CDS encoding FkbM family methyltransferase, with product MRVEACCQNLLKKILPEIDPNRQGVCFDIGVGDFAFYCQLFAQLGFSTIAVEPSPVRKLKQVCNRNSIQLLECCLSDKNGTQTLHLGKFAYLFNRNFNSLESEWFASSQQTKLVSTIDLTELLRISNAKEVTCLKLDIEGWETVVMEQLKQLPTSQLPKLIMFEYGGGSRRYQGGKGWSPKFLQGTMKCLETLKNCGYGLSILIDYAPNATTNIFNLQSLELDPDQIFLPNAVYGNIIAFQEQNHTESAINLKREEMVTMIQETTLPYKGKWLNTLIEALATK from the coding sequence ATGCGTGTTGAAGCCTGTTGCCAGAATTTGCTAAAAAAGATTCTTCCCGAAATTGATCCTAATAGACAAGGTGTTTGCTTTGATATTGGAGTAGGAGATTTTGCCTTTTATTGTCAGTTATTTGCTCAATTAGGGTTTTCTACTATTGCTGTTGAACCTTCCCCAGTTCGTAAATTAAAGCAAGTTTGTAACCGTAATTCTATTCAACTATTAGAATGTTGCTTATCAGATAAAAATGGCACTCAAACCTTACATTTAGGAAAATTTGCATATCTTTTTAATCGTAACTTTAATTCCCTAGAATCAGAATGGTTCGCTTCCTCTCAACAAACGAAATTAGTTTCCACTATTGATTTAACAGAATTATTACGCATTAGCAATGCCAAGGAAGTGACTTGTTTAAAACTTGATATCGAAGGATGGGAAACAGTAGTCATGGAACAACTGAAACAGCTACCGACTTCACAACTCCCGAAACTGATCATGTTTGAATATGGTGGGGGAAGTCGTCGTTATCAGGGGGGAAAAGGATGGTCGCCGAAATTTCTTCAAGGAACAATGAAGTGCCTAGAAACTCTAAAAAACTGTGGTTATGGCTTGAGTATTCTCATTGATTATGCCCCGAATGCGACAACAAACATATTTAATTTACAGTCTCTTGAATTAGACCCTGATCAAATATTCCTTCCTAATGCCGTTTATGGCAACATCATTGCCTTTCAGGAACAAAATCATACTGAAAGCGCAATCAATCTTAAACGGGAAGAAATGGTCACCATGATTCAGGAGACAACCCTCCCATACAAGGGAAAATGGTTGAATACTCTCATCGAAGCACTTGCCACAAAGTAG
- a CDS encoding DNA recombination-mediator protein A → MTQSTTESIQLDTLTQELAAIQQTGSKRIAILGSRHVPITHQQLIEMMSYALVLGGNRLVTSGATGTNSAVIKGAMRGDPNLLTVILPQSLKQQPKESQEQLAQVIHLVENDEQDELSLAEASALCNREIISRCQQLICFAFHDSHTLLKTCEEAEEDRKLVTLFYFD, encoded by the coding sequence TTGACTCAATCGACTACCGAATCCATCCAACTTGATACCCTCACCCAAGAACTGGCTGCAATCCAGCAAACTGGTTCAAAACGAATTGCGATTCTTGGGTCACGTCATGTTCCGATTACTCATCAGCAACTGATTGAAATGATGAGTTATGCCCTTGTATTAGGCGGAAATCGTCTCGTTACCTCAGGGGCAACAGGGACAAATTCTGCTGTGATAAAAGGGGCAATGCGAGGGGATCCCAACCTTTTAACCGTGATTTTGCCCCAAAGTCTCAAACAGCAACCGAAAGAATCCCAAGAGCAACTAGCCCAAGTGATTCATCTCGTAGAAAATGATGAACAAGATGAGCTTTCCTTAGCAGAAGCGAGTGCTCTGTGTAATCGGGAAATTATATCGCGCTGTCAACAGCTGATTTGTTTTGCTTTCCATGATAGCCATACGCTGCTGAAAACCTGCGAGGAAGCAGAAGAAGATCGTAAATTAGTTACCTTATTCTATTTTGATTAA
- the rpmB gene encoding 50S ribosomal protein L28 produces the protein MTRRCQLTGKKANNAFAISHSHRRSKKLQQVNLHTKRVWWPEGNRWVKLTLSTKAIKTLQKKGLQKMANEAGLDLNKV, from the coding sequence ATGACTCGTCGTTGTCAACTCACAGGCAAAAAAGCCAATAACGCTTTCGCAATTTCTCACTCCCACCGCCGTAGCAAAAAGTTACAGCAAGTTAACTTACATACTAAGCGCGTCTGGTGGCCAGAAGGAAACCGTTGGGTAAAACTCACCCTTTCTACGAAAGCCATTAAAACCCTCCAGAAGAAGGGGTTACAAAAAATGGCAAATGAAGCAGGACTTGACCTTAATAAGGTATAG
- the psb35 gene encoding photosystem II assembly protein Psb35: MNILMQAEAATEAGGGLPISFTAVYIIGFIAAVTIGSIAWYNSKRPAGWEGQERPNWVPEVKKQNEEESDQNQ; the protein is encoded by the coding sequence ATGAATATATTGATGCAAGCAGAAGCAGCCACAGAAGCGGGTGGCGGTTTACCTATTTCCTTTACGGCTGTTTATATTATCGGATTTATTGCAGCTGTTACTATTGGTTCAATTGCTTGGTATAACTCAAAACGCCCTGCTGGTTGGGAAGGACAAGAACGTCCTAACTGGGTTCCCGAAGTAAAAAAACAAAATGAGGAAGAATCTGATCAAAATCAGTGA
- a CDS encoding ABC transporter ATP-binding protein, whose product MDSVTPKPNVTATDQEQTRVVQTWDLKKVYRTGFWLNQKVESLKGCTITVYEGETFGLLGPNGAGKTTLLKILLGIVRASSGRAVLLGKPISDRAIKQRIGYLPENPYLYDYLTAWEFLQYTAGLFNISRAEQKKRIPQLIDTVGIDRKTAKKKQLRQYSKGMLQRIGMAQALINNPEVVFLDEPMSGLDPIGRYQIRQIILALKEQGKTIFFNSHVLGDVEQICDRVAILAQGEIICTGSLDELLGSKDTYQVAGKGGNSEELEKWISHLDFADSYWHGQLITGGNLDKFLSAIAQMDAEILELKLARASLEEFFLQQLRLNEKHKSGDSN is encoded by the coding sequence ATGGACTCGGTTACGCCTAAACCTAACGTTACAGCTACTGATCAAGAACAAACGCGCGTTGTTCAGACTTGGGACTTAAAAAAAGTTTATCGTACAGGCTTTTGGCTCAATCAGAAAGTAGAATCCCTAAAAGGGTGTACTATAACCGTATATGAAGGGGAAACCTTTGGTTTACTAGGGCCAAATGGGGCAGGGAAAACGACTCTCTTAAAAATATTACTAGGAATTGTTCGGGCTAGTTCAGGACGAGCAGTGCTATTGGGAAAACCAATCAGCGATCGCGCTATTAAACAACGCATTGGTTATCTTCCTGAAAACCCATACCTCTATGATTATCTAACAGCTTGGGAGTTTCTTCAATATACCGCAGGACTTTTTAATATTTCCCGTGCAGAACAAAAAAAACGCATTCCCCAACTCATCGACACAGTAGGGATTGATCGAAAAACAGCCAAAAAGAAACAACTTCGCCAATATTCTAAAGGAATGTTACAGCGAATTGGCATGGCGCAAGCATTAATTAATAATCCAGAAGTGGTATTTTTAGATGAACCAATGTCAGGGTTAGATCCCATTGGAAGATATCAAATTCGTCAAATTATTTTAGCCTTGAAAGAGCAAGGTAAGACAATCTTTTTTAATTCTCATGTATTAGGAGATGTGGAACAAATCTGCGATCGCGTTGCCATTTTAGCCCAAGGAGAGATTATTTGTACAGGATCATTAGATGAATTACTAGGGAGTAAAGATACTTATCAAGTAGCAGGAAAGGGTGGCAATTCTGAAGAGTTAGAAAAATGGATTTCTCATTTAGACTTTGCTGATAGTTATTGGCATGGTCAATTAATTACAGGGGGGAATTTAGATAAATTTTTAAGCGCGATCGCGCAAATGGACGCAGAAATTTTAGAACTAAAATTAGCCCGAGCATCTCTAGAAGAATTTTTCTTACAACAATTAAGATTAAATGAAAAACATAAATCTGGGGATAGTAATTAA
- a CDS encoding ATP-dependent helicase yields the protein MEEDQLIALRNSLRRGQQPLADWNGGKLAVSAVPGSGKSTGMAIGAAIALARHHLTPKQQLIVVTFTRAAASSIKNKIKEKLNQLGYPSRGFTVQTLHGLALNIASRYPQLSGLDSETTTLVSPNQNHRLIRETVETWMSRYPNYYQTLLYGVSFDGEETERLRRQLVLRRDILPKLTRTTVQEAKSSGLSVEALWELSRDSQDTYNILGITAGLYECYQEIARSRSLIDYDDMILGALRVLEHPEIAAELQSQVYGVFEDEAQDSTPLQAELLEILARHPHSDLPPNLVRVGDPNQAINSTFTPADPLYFRDFCNSCQEENLLAEMDQAGRSSQIIIDAANFFLHWGNQSHPRELPFREQNIHPVPENDPQPEANPSPTGDGLEIYTPKDIYQTVEWMGNRLQNLLQANPEHNAAILVRNNRQGSFLAQSLNYLQREHNIAVFEVSQQERSSYIPNETLNLLQFLNRPHSPEYTKAALEVLTQRNLIPKQDINALASSPEQFLYPTVLDFPQSQAVQQASYYCRSLLQARIELPTYQLISFLGLTLNYSASELATSQKLADRIKQEIPTGGSSLMQIIETLRDIIDSEQFQGIEESEDDLYIKKGQVTIITMHKAKGLDWDYVFIPFLHRDNIPGQQRVPISSKFIGDFTLSEVARSQIRNIVHSQYRQEPIQLSQPTTAWQKAGELQTAEEYRLFYVAMTRAKRLLWLAAAEQAPFSWNRFNLKGGNSLQKRDPSPFLLPLKKQFARS from the coding sequence ATGGAAGAAGATCAATTAATTGCCTTAAGAAATAGTTTACGCCGCGGACAACAACCCTTAGCAGATTGGAATGGGGGAAAATTAGCCGTTTCTGCGGTTCCCGGTTCTGGAAAGTCAACGGGAATGGCAATTGGAGCGGCGATCGCGCTGGCTCGTCATCATCTTACCCCAAAACAACAGTTAATTGTCGTGACCTTTACACGGGCAGCTGCTAGCAGTATTAAAAACAAAATCAAAGAGAAGTTAAATCAGTTAGGCTATCCATCCCGTGGGTTTACAGTGCAGACTCTCCATGGGTTAGCCCTCAATATTGCCTCTCGTTACCCGCAACTGTCAGGTTTAGACTCAGAAACCACGACCTTAGTCAGTCCGAATCAAAATCATCGCTTAATTCGAGAAACAGTAGAAACATGGATGAGTCGTTATCCCAACTATTATCAAACCTTACTCTATGGGGTGTCCTTTGATGGCGAAGAAACGGAACGCTTACGCCGCCAATTGGTATTACGTCGGGATATTTTACCAAAGTTGACTCGCACAACGGTTCAAGAGGCAAAAAGTTCAGGATTATCTGTAGAAGCCTTATGGGAACTAAGTCGAGACAGTCAGGATACTTATAACATTTTAGGGATTACCGCAGGCTTATATGAATGCTATCAAGAAATCGCGCGATCGCGCAGTTTAATCGACTATGATGATATGATTCTCGGGGCCTTACGAGTGTTAGAACATCCCGAGATTGCTGCCGAATTACAATCCCAAGTTTATGGGGTTTTTGAAGATGAAGCCCAAGACTCCACCCCTCTACAAGCCGAACTTCTGGAAATTCTCGCCCGTCATCCTCACTCTGATCTTCCCCCGAATTTAGTCCGTGTCGGCGATCCCAATCAAGCCATCAACTCCACCTTTACCCCTGCTGATCCCCTTTACTTTCGAGACTTTTGTAACAGTTGTCAAGAAGAAAACTTACTTGCAGAGATGGATCAAGCAGGACGCAGTAGCCAAATTATTATTGATGCAGCAAACTTTTTTCTCCATTGGGGAAATCAAAGCCATCCTCGGGAACTCCCCTTTCGTGAGCAAAATATCCATCCTGTTCCTGAAAATGATCCCCAACCTGAAGCGAATCCCTCTCCCACAGGAGACGGTTTAGAAATTTATACGCCAAAAGACATTTATCAAACTGTTGAGTGGATGGGAAATCGCTTACAAAACCTACTGCAAGCTAATCCTGAACACAATGCTGCCATTCTGGTGCGTAATAACCGTCAAGGTAGCTTTCTCGCCCAAAGTCTCAATTATCTACAACGAGAGCATAATATTGCTGTCTTTGAAGTTAGCCAACAGGAACGTTCCTCCTATATCCCCAATGAAACTTTAAACCTTCTGCAATTTCTCAATCGTCCTCATTCCCCAGAATATACTAAAGCAGCTCTAGAGGTTTTAACTCAACGCAATTTAATTCCCAAACAAGATATTAATGCCCTTGCCAGTTCCCCTGAACAATTCTTGTATCCCACTGTCTTAGATTTCCCTCAGAGTCAAGCCGTGCAACAGGCGAGTTACTATTGTCGCAGTCTTCTTCAAGCCCGAATTGAGTTGCCCACTTATCAGTTAATTTCCTTTCTTGGCTTAACGCTTAATTATAGTGCGTCGGAATTAGCAACCAGTCAAAAGTTAGCTGATCGTATTAAACAAGAAATTCCGACAGGGGGGAGTTCTTTAATGCAGATTATTGAAACCTTACGAGATATTATTGACTCCGAACAATTTCAAGGCATCGAGGAAAGCGAAGATGATCTGTATATTAAAAAGGGACAAGTGACGATTATTACCATGCACAAAGCGAAGGGATTAGATTGGGATTATGTGTTTATTCCCTTCCTGCACAGAGATAATATTCCCGGACAACAGCGCGTTCCCATTTCCAGCAAATTTATTGGCGATTTTACCTTATCAGAAGTCGCGCGATCGCAGATTCGCAATATTGTTCATAGCCAGTATCGTCAAGAACCGATCCAGCTTTCCCAACCTACCACCGCTTGGCAAAAAGCGGGAGAACTCCAAACAGCAGAAGAATATCGGTTATTTTATGTTGCCATGACTCGGGCAAAACGCCTTCTCTGGTTAGCGGCGGCAGAACAAGCCCCCTTTAGCTGGAATCGCTTTAATCTGAAAGGAGGTAATTCCCTACAAAAAAGAGACCCTTCCCCTTTCCTTCTCCCTCTGAAAAAACAATTTGCTAGGAGTTAA
- a CDS encoding MAPEG family protein encodes MDTSISAVLVYSLVAGAILVYVPFLAVGWGRLQVGYDYKAPRTMLEKLPPFAKRATWAHQNAFESFIIYAPAAIMAYVTGVNSPWAFWAVILYLVARFLYPIFYILDIASARSLMFALGSLSIWTLYALSVIAVNS; translated from the coding sequence ATGGATACTTCAATTTCAGCAGTGTTGGTGTATTCTTTGGTTGCAGGGGCGATCTTGGTCTATGTGCCATTTTTGGCAGTGGGCTGGGGGCGTTTGCAGGTGGGGTATGATTATAAAGCCCCTCGCACTATGTTAGAGAAATTGCCTCCTTTCGCAAAACGAGCGACATGGGCGCATCAAAATGCTTTTGAATCTTTTATTATTTATGCCCCTGCTGCCATTATGGCTTATGTAACTGGGGTTAATTCGCCTTGGGCGTTTTGGGCGGTCATTCTTTATTTGGTGGCGCGATTTTTATATCCAATTTTTTATATTCTTGATATTGCTTCAGCGCGATCTTTAATGTTTGCTTTGGGGTCTTTAAGTATTTGGACATTATACGCTTTAAGCGTCATTGCGGTTAACTCCTAG